One Lycium barbarum isolate Lr01 chromosome 5, ASM1917538v2, whole genome shotgun sequence genomic window carries:
- the LOC132640907 gene encoding protein STRICTOSIDINE SYNTHASE-LIKE 5-like, translated as MDSMLVFSSIIIVILLAISLQVLFFSPISPEILEIPFASKTFTTAFTSNSYLQSVSKLGEGFLDRPEDVAMDKMGILYTATRDGWIKRKHNNGTWENWKYIGRGTLLGLTVSSAGHIIVCDAEEGLLKVSEDGASVLASHVNGEKIRFADDVVEASDGSLYFSVVSTKFGLHEWYLDVLEAKPHGQLLKYNPSLNQTSVILDNLAFANGVTLSADEDYLIVCESWKFRCLKYWLKEEIKGQTDIFVDNLPGAPDNIKLAPDGSFWIAVLELTPPRLNFIHSSRASKHLLAAFPKLINWVNGAYHKAMVVNVAADGKITKGFDDPTGKVMSFVTSVLEHEDHLYLGSLNCDFIGKLPLTTSTV; from the exons ATGGATTCGATGCTGGTTTTTTCTAGCATTATAATAGTTATTTTACTGGCTATTTCACTCCAAGTTCTTTTCTTCTCACCAATATCTCCTGAAATTCTAGAAATTCCTTTTGCCTCTAAAACCTTCACCACTGCATTTACATCAAACAGCTATTTGCAG AGCGTAAGTAAACTTGGAGAAGGGTTTCTAGATAGACCAGAAGATGTGGCAATggacaaaatgggaattttatatACAGCTACTAGAGATGGTTGGATCAAAAGAAAGCACAATAATGGAACTTGGGAGAACTGGAAGTATATTGGGCGTGGTACATTACTAGGACTTACAGTATCATCTGCTGGCCATATCATAGTTTGTGATGCAGAAGAG GGGTTGCTTAAGGTTAGTGAAGATGGCGCAAGTGTTCTTGCCTCACATGTCAATGGTGAAAAAATTAG ATTTGCAGATGATGTGGTGGAAGCATCAGATGGGAGTCTATACTTCAGTGTTGTAAGCACAAAATTTGGACTCCATGAATGGTACCTCGACGTGCTCGAGGCCAAGCCCCATGGTCAGCTCCTCAAATATAATCCTTCGCTTAACCAGACATCTGTAATTCTTGATAACTTGGCCTTTGCAAATGGGGTCACTCTCTCTGCAGATGAAGATTACTTAATTGTATGCGAATCCTGGAA ATTTAGGTGCCTGAAATATTGGTTGAAAGAGGAAATCAAAGGACAAACAGATATCTTTGTCGATAATCTTCCTGGTGCACCTGATAACATCAAGCTTGCTCCAGATGGTTCGTTCTGGATTGCTGTACTAGAG TTAACACCTCCAAGGCTAAATTTCATACACTCGTCAAGAGCTTCAAAACATTTGCTGGCAGCTTTCCCCAAATTGATAAACTGGGTGAACGGAGCATACCACAAAGCTATGGTAGTGAATGTGGCAGCTGATGGAAAGATAACTAAAGGATTTGATGATCCAACTGGAAAGGTTATGTCATTTGTGACATCTGTGTTAGAGCATGAGGATCATCTATATTTAGGAAGTCTCAACTGTGACTTCATAGGAAAGTTACCACTGACAACCTCAACTGTCTAG